The genomic DNA tcAAGGAGGGCCCTGAGTGAAacagcaaaacattttcatcacaGCAGACCAAAGTGTGCAAGTATTAGTGATAATAAACAGCTATTCTGTCTATTTGTCAATAGATAACATTAAAGAATTTCGAATCATGACCAAGAAGAGTGGAGAGTCAAAGGGATGTGGATTTATTGAATTTGGTGACAAGGCTAGTTACTGGGTGAGTGAAATTACTTCCATTGTTTGACATCCTTCTAATGTATTACATGTTACGATTATAGTGATTTAATATGCAGTTACATCAgtcattttgattggttaatattttcttgcatttgtttctttttgagCGTCTTTTGTTTTAGATTCCTCACTATTTAAATTACAGTTTGGTTTTTTGTAATAAACCTTTAAAAATAGGACTTCCTTTTATTAAGGCACAACTTGATGATCTTTTTACTTGAACTGTTGGGAAAATGAACAAATATTCTCCAAACTTTGCCCTTTACTTTACCCTTAACAAGTATCCATACTTAATATTATCAAAGGTTAAATTTTATATTATACCTTTACAGAAAGCACTGAATTTACATCACAGTGTTCTAGCTGGAAGAAAGATAAATGTAGAGGTAACATGTGGAGGtggaggaaaaggagaaaatagagtgaaaaaactgcaacaacgtaaattaaagtttcagcaaggaaggaaaagaaggtCAACAACTTCTACAAAAgtcaaatcaaaacagaagGATGATACAAGCTGTAATACATAGACttgaattatatttatttcataataaaaagaaacttcTTGTTAAATTATGTCTAATATTgtttagttttatctttttttctctgaaaatgaattcaaaaaaggaattaaacttactagttttattttttattaattttttttttgtaacaaaccCAAACAACATATTAATTTGCATGAATCATACAGCCAATatagtgaaaataaaataaaaaaattaatctttgtACTGATCTGTAAAAATATCATTTGTCCCTGTAGAGCCCAAGAATTCTTGTTgcaattttatttataattCTTTTAGGGTCAAGTTGAGTTGTTTGTGGCTGTGAGATTGTGAGAAGAGGGCttattaaaattcatacttTTAGAGATTCCTTTTGATTTGTATGTCAAGCCCCATCTGTCATCCAAAGggtgttttttgtttaattctCTGGAAActttttactcttctcttttaTTCTCTTATTACCAAACACAAATGCTCACATTGCAGACGTGTGCCAAATTACTTTACCAACAGAAGCATTCCAGAACATTTGGTTCAAATTGTTTTGTGAGAACTCTTCTTGGGGCAAAAACCCATAACAAGTTCTTGGAACATTTCCATATTTCCCCCTAAATCGTGGAACACCCTTCCTCTCGACAAGGAATTGTAGCAtgtaagaaaagttttaaactcaTATTTTTGAAGGATTCTTAACAGCCCCATAATTGATCAAGATTCAGCTGTATTTAAATCATCTGCTTGTGTAAGATTTTTAGTACCTGTAATACTATTTGCCAAATGCTGTGGATAATTAGTGGATATGGCACTGAAGAAGAGGGGCTGGTCACTACACACATCCAAGCATTTTACACACAGATAGGATTGGTGGAGGGAAATCATGCCATATGTAACAGGTTGTTTTATTGTTAGATCCATTGGTTAATTGCCAAAGTAGATAATTGAATTTGACAGAAACCAGTTAAAGGCACTTCTGATTTTGCTCAAATGAAACACAATGTTAAGCTAATGttacaataaataaacaatttataagaaataaaacatcaagataaaaaaatcaaggaaaatgagATTTAGTAGTAATCACCAGAAACTTGATCAATGTGcatattaaaagaaaagggaaaagggTGAGGCAATTGGGaaaatcattgatttttttaaagggTCTATAGAGATAAATGCCCCTCTTTCGTGACAAACCAGAAAATAATGACTCAATCAAATTAGGCGCATTAAATTGCCTTAAAATGACATTTGTCAATCAGGTTTGATTGGCATCGGGAAAGTATCGGTAATCGACTTATCGCGTCTGTTTGTCATAACAACACCTGTGAGGCGTCACGTGACCGGCAATGCGATAACAAGAAAATGGCGTCAGAGGAGAGTTTGCTTTTCTGTGTTCCTGAATTTTCTTCCCAAGTTTTCTCAGGGCTACACAGCCTTAGAAAAGATGGGAAGCTCTGCGACATTCAACTTGGTGTAGGTGATTTCCATTTGAAGTCTCATCGTGTGGTTTTAGCTGCTGCGAGTAGCTATTTTAATGCCATGTTTACTGGAGACATGAAAGAAAGTCGTCAAGATGAAGTCATCTTGTTCGGCGTGGAATTTTCAGCTTTAGAGGATCTGGTGAATTTCTGCTACACAGGAAGGATTGAAATCAACGTAGATAATGTGCAGAATTTACTATGTGCCTCCAACCTGCTGCAGTTGGCGAGTGTAAAGCAAGCGTGCGTTGAGTTTCTCCACCGCGTTCTTCATCCGACAAATTGCCTCGGTATCCGGTCTTTCGCTGATACATATTCTTGCATAGATCTCGTCAAAGCAGCTGATGTTTTTGCTGTGAAAAACTTCTCTGAGGTTGCAAGGAGTGAAGAATTCTTGAGCTTGGCCCCCGAGGCGGTGGTGGAGATGATCTCGCGGGAAGAATTAAATGTCCGCACAGAAGAAGAAGTTTTTGAAGCAATTTCAGCTTGGGTGAGAAGAGAAGAAGACGAGCGCAAAGATTTCCTTCCAGAATTACTCAAGAACGTGAGACTGCCTTTGATTAGCCCGCAGTATCTATGCGACAAAGTCTCCAGCGACGAGCTGATAAAGAGTAATTTAGCATGCCGTGACTTGGTAGACGAAGCTAAGGACTACCTACTCATGCCTGAGAGGAGATGTAAGCTTCAGTCGATCCGCACGAAACCAAGGCGATGCAGTGAAGCTGCATGTCTGATTTATGCTATTGGCGGCCTGACTTCCTCTGGGGAGGCTCTTAGCACCGTGGAAACGTACGATACTTTGACCGGACAATGGTTGCCTGGCTTACCTATGAGCACGTTGCGTACCCGTGTTGGAGTAGCTGTCCTTGATAAAAAGCTGTATGCCCTTGGTGGATTTGATGGCCACAAGCGACTGAGCACAGTGGAATGTTTTGATCCACAGTTTCAAACATGGAAGGCAGTTGCTCCCATGAATACACGTCGCAGTGCTCTTGGTGCAGTGGTAGTAAGTGGAGGGATATATGTTGTAGGTGGGTATGATGGCCACATCTCACTGAGCACAGTAGAGTGCTATTCTCCTGCAGTCAACAGCTGGAAGTTTGTAGCCCCAATGGGGACACTCCGCAGTGCTGCTGGTGTCACAGAGTTGAACGGAAAGATTTTTGCCATTGGTGGACACAATGGCTTATCAATATTTAACACTGTGGAAGTGTACAACCCACAAACCAACACATGGGTGCAGAGTCCGCCAATGAGTGTTCGTAGATGTAGAGTTGGTGTTGCCACTTTAAATGGCCGCATCTATGTGTGTGGAGGGTATGACGGCAGTTGCTTTCTCAACACTGTTGAGTGTTTTGACCCTGAGACTGGGCAATGGACCTTTGTAGCCCCCATGAATACTCGCCGCAGTAG from Pocillopora verrucosa isolate sample1 chromosome 10, ASM3666991v2, whole genome shotgun sequence includes the following:
- the LOC131768734 gene encoding kelch-like protein 18, with product MEEPKPLTSRKRKRHDWWAKHRPKEGKVLKKSDKTDKPVKTPEKKNQTSEATGEENEQAIDKLDSKDKNKRYILFIGNLPFSVKEEQVKNHFRCTDNIKEFRIMTKKSGESKGCGFIEFGDKASYWKALNLHHSVLAGRKINVEVTCGGGGKGENRVKKLQQRKLKFQQGRKRRSTTSTKVKSKQKDDTSCGQVELFVAVRLFDWHRESIGNRLIASVCHNNTCEASRDRQCDNKKMASEESLLFCVPEFSSQVFSGLHSLRKDGKLCDIQLGVGDFHLKSHRVVLAAASSYFNAMFTGDMKESRQDEVILFGVEFSALEDLVNFCYTGRIEINVDNVQNLLCASNLLQLASVKQACVEFLHRVLHPTNCLGIRSFADTYSCIDLVKAADVFAVKNFSEVARSEEFLSLAPEAVVEMISREELNVRTEEEVFEAISAWVRREEDERKDFLPELLKNVRLPLISPQYLCDKVSSDELIKSNLACRDLVDEAKDYLLMPERRCKLQSIRTKPRRCSEAACLIYAIGGLTSSGEALSTVETYDTLTGQWLPGLPMSTLRTRVGVAVLDKKLYALGGFDGHKRLSTVECFDPQFQTWKAVAPMNTRRSALGAVVVSGGIYVVGGYDGHISLSTVECYSPAVNSWKFVAPMGTLRSAAGVTELNGKIFAIGGHNGLSIFNTVEVYNPQTNTWVQSPPMSVRRCRVGVATLNGRIYVCGGYDGSCFLNTVECFDPETGQWTFVAPMNTRRSRVAVVTLGGRLYAIGGYDGLSNLNTVECFDVLSNRWTPVASMGMHQGGVGVGVLPRGPFS